In Campylobacter concisus, a genomic segment contains:
- the mnmA gene encoding tRNA 2-thiouridine(34) synthase MnmA, protein MKIMVAMSGGVDSTMTAKFLQEAGHEVQGCYMMLHQKPGYHEENIRKVKKVGEYLGIKVHILDLQDKFNEFVYDPFVKLYKEGKTPNPCALCNKFIKLGALLDFAKANGCEKLATGHYVQVIDGFITCAKDPSKDQSYFLAQVPKEILKDVIFPLGDKFKKDIKELARSVKVLEEFATQAESSEICFVEDTYIEVLNKHYNTNLPGNVVDKDGKIIGRHQGYMHYTIGKRRGFEVFGAHEPHFVIKINADKNEIVVGTKDDLAQKVVELENVNLFIDKDKFECETKIRYRSPKLDAFVEVDKENKTAKLTLNQNALGVAQGQLCVMYDGDKVIASGFIKG, encoded by the coding sequence ATGAAAATAATGGTCGCAATGAGCGGTGGTGTAGATAGCACTATGACGGCTAAATTTCTACAAGAAGCTGGTCATGAAGTGCAAGGTTGCTATATGATGCTACATCAAAAGCCAGGATATCACGAAGAAAATATCAGAAAAGTAAAAAAAGTAGGCGAGTATCTTGGCATAAAGGTGCATATTTTGGATCTGCAGGATAAATTTAACGAGTTTGTCTATGATCCTTTTGTGAAGCTCTATAAAGAGGGCAAGACGCCAAATCCTTGTGCTTTGTGCAATAAATTTATAAAACTGGGTGCGTTGCTTGATTTTGCAAAGGCAAATGGCTGTGAGAAGCTTGCTACTGGGCATTATGTGCAAGTTATTGATGGATTTATCACATGTGCAAAAGATCCTAGCAAGGATCAAAGCTACTTTTTAGCTCAAGTGCCAAAAGAGATATTAAAAGATGTTATTTTCCCGCTTGGGGATAAATTTAAAAAAGATATAAAAGAGCTTGCAAGAAGTGTAAAAGTGCTTGAAGAATTTGCTACGCAGGCAGAAAGTAGTGAAATTTGCTTTGTGGAAGATACTTATATCGAAGTTTTAAATAAGCATTACAATACAAATTTGCCAGGAAACGTAGTTGATAAAGACGGCAAAATAATCGGCCGCCACCAAGGCTATATGCACTATACTATCGGTAAGCGCCGTGGTTTTGAGGTTTTTGGCGCCCATGAGCCACATTTTGTTATAAAGATAAATGCCGATAAAAACGAGATCGTTGTAGGAACAAAAGATGATTTGGCTCAAAAAGTAGTCGAGCTTGAAAACGTAAATTTGTTTATAGATAAAGATAAATTTGAGTGCGAAACTAAGATAAGATATAGAAGCCCTAAACTTGATGCTTTTGTTGAGGTTGATAAAGAGAATAAAACAGCAAAACTAACGCTAAATCAAAATGCACTTGGTGTGGCACAAGGCCAGCTTTGTGTTATGTATGATGGCGATAAGGTTATTGCAAGTGGATTTATAAAAGGCTAG
- a CDS encoding DUF2779 domain-containing protein has product MALSKSLYIRGLQCEKSLWLKKKRPGVLQAPDNSAQAVFDTGTSVGELTCELFGGGERIEYTGDFSAQMAKTKELIERGTKVIYEATFCFDGILVMVDILRICEDGLIINEVKSSTSVKDVYIDDASIQYYVISSLGYKVSAVNIIHIDSSYIRGEKLELEKFFHTEDVTEQVKQKQVDIPQILSKFDEILSKDVEPEIDIGAQCANPYPCDAWEYCWREQRGIPEYSIFDISGLRSKKKFELYKSGIVKFEDIKELDKFNASQQIQIRSELSKEQIIDKEAIKEFLETLSYPLYHLDFETFQQAVPEFIGLSPYEQIPFQFSIHKEDGKGNLEHFEFLAEIGADPRYELALNLIKFIPQDACVLAYNMSFEKRVIRQLALNYPQISNELMAIHDNIKDLMAPFASKSYYHPKMQGSYSIKYVLPALVPEFESAYKDLNLIHNGGEAMQAYEAMTHMSADERKAYKKALLAYCKLDTLAMVKVLEKLRELVK; this is encoded by the coding sequence ATGGCATTATCTAAATCCCTCTACATCCGCGGTCTTCAGTGTGAAAAGAGCTTGTGGCTAAAAAAGAAAAGGCCTGGGGTTTTGCAAGCTCCAGATAATAGTGCGCAGGCGGTATTTGACACTGGTACATCAGTTGGCGAGCTAACCTGTGAGCTCTTTGGCGGCGGCGAGAGGATAGAGTACACGGGCGACTTTAGTGCGCAAATGGCAAAAACAAAAGAGCTTATAGAACGCGGCACAAAGGTGATCTACGAGGCTACTTTTTGCTTTGATGGCATCCTCGTGATGGTCGACATCCTCCGTATCTGCGAGGATGGCCTCATCATCAACGAAGTAAAGAGCTCAACCTCGGTAAAAGACGTCTATATCGATGATGCAAGCATCCAGTACTACGTCATTAGCTCGCTTGGCTACAAGGTGAGTGCCGTAAATATCATCCACATAGATAGCAGCTACATAAGAGGTGAGAAGCTCGAGCTTGAGAAGTTTTTTCACACCGAAGACGTGACTGAGCAAGTAAAGCAAAAACAAGTAGATATCCCTCAAATTTTAAGTAAATTTGACGAAATTCTTAGCAAAGACGTTGAACCGGAGATCGATATCGGAGCTCAGTGCGCTAACCCATATCCTTGCGACGCTTGGGAGTACTGCTGGCGCGAGCAGCGAGGCATCCCCGAGTATAGTATTTTTGATATTAGCGGCTTAAGAAGTAAAAAGAAATTTGAGCTTTACAAAAGCGGCATAGTTAAATTTGAAGATATAAAAGAGCTGGATAAATTTAACGCCTCCCAGCAGATCCAAATCCGCTCTGAGCTCTCAAAGGAGCAGATCATAGATAAAGAGGCTATCAAAGAATTTCTAGAGACACTTAGCTATCCACTCTATCACCTTGACTTTGAGACCTTTCAGCAGGCGGTACCTGAGTTTATAGGGCTTAGTCCATACGAGCAGATACCTTTTCAGTTCTCTATCCACAAAGAGGATGGCAAAGGAAATTTAGAGCATTTTGAGTTCTTGGCAGAGATCGGAGCCGATCCTAGATATGAACTAGCTTTAAATTTGATCAAATTTATCCCACAAGATGCCTGCGTGCTAGCCTACAACATGAGTTTTGAAAAAAGAGTGATAAGGCAGTTAGCTCTAAATTACCCTCAAATTTCAAATGAGCTTATGGCTATCCACGACAATATAAAAGACCTAATGGCGCCATTTGCGAGCAAGAGCTACTATCATCCAAAAATGCAGGGCAGCTACTCTATAAAGTACGTCCTGCCAGCTCTTGTGCCTGAATTTGAGTCGGCTTACAAGGATCTAAATTTGATCCACAACGGCGGCGAAGCGATGCAGGCATACGAAGCGATGACGCATATGTCGGCAGATGAGCGCAAGGCCTATAAAAAGGCACTTTTGGCATACTGCAAGCTAGATACTCTAGCGATGGTTAAAGTTTTAGAAAAACTGCGCGAATTGGTAAAATAG
- a CDS encoding helix-turn-helix transcriptional regulator, with translation MLDSNEFLNTVLQSLERQFPSVQALDRKQTAKAIGIGLSTLDLRIKDGRNLPRYIKIGDAKNSRIVFPLLSIAEFLTNQRQKVL, from the coding sequence ATGCTTGATAGTAATGAGTTTTTAAATACAGTACTACAAAGTCTAGAAAGACAGTTTCCATCTGTGCAAGCTCTAGATCGGAAGCAAACAGCCAAGGCGATTGGAATCGGACTTTCAACATTAGACTTACGCATTAAAGATGGCAGGAATTTGCCTAGATATATAAAAATAGGTGATGCTAAAAATTCAAGGATAGTTTTTCCTTTGCTTTCAATAGCTGAATTTTTAACAAATCAAAGGCAAAAGGTTCTATGA
- a CDS encoding plasmid mobilization protein, whose amino-acid sequence MKQNKKNRLTIRLDDNELNQVNLNASISGLNKSSYIRYVLINAKPPIHRFDKAMIIQVAKIGNNINQIAKHVNIDKVIDGVVLKQIIDVNKKLDDLMLQKQNPRS is encoded by the coding sequence ATGAAGCAAAACAAAAAGAACAGACTCACTATAAGACTTGACGATAATGAACTTAATCAAGTGAATCTAAATGCTTCAATATCTGGGCTAAATAAATCGTCATATATAAGATATGTTTTAATAAATGCTAAGCCACCTATTCATAGATTTGATAAGGCAATGATAATTCAAGTGGCAAAAATAGGCAACAATATAAACCAAATTGCAAAGCATGTAAATATAGATAAAGTCATAGATGGTGTTGTTTTAAAACAAATAATTGATGTTAATAAAAAATTAGACGACTTAATGTTGCAAAAACAAAATCCAAGAAGTTAA
- a CDS encoding helix-turn-helix transcriptional regulator, with protein MKPIINKQENSKFERLNLIASKLRERPHSIKELADMLDVTTKTIQRDLYDTLKDYGAVKKGHYWSINDEEASDGLNGDDRVVLNILDNVAKNMGSNFYSKAHVLLEQISQQLNHPILTNINNEKLSEDDLINFQTLEDAIREKAEIICTYNDFEFRIKPLKLALFEGFWYLLLLDSNKDDIFKKFHLKSIKDIRQSGDKFDLSSELDERVKAMNSAWANLDKPKIARLLLAPEVAKYFERKPHAKQRITGQDNDGSVEIEIEFTHIMEIKPLIYYYLPFIKVLAPKELADQIRDEVRSYFKEIDI; from the coding sequence ATGAAACCCATCATAAATAAACAAGAAAACAGCAAATTCGAACGTTTAAATTTAATAGCCTCAAAGCTAAGAGAAAGACCCCACTCGATAAAAGAGCTAGCCGATATGTTAGATGTAACTACAAAAACCATACAGCGCGATCTTTACGACACGCTAAAAGACTATGGTGCGGTAAAAAAAGGGCACTACTGGAGCATAAATGACGAAGAGGCGAGCGATGGACTAAACGGCGATGATAGAGTGGTGCTAAACATACTTGATAACGTAGCTAAAAATATGGGATCAAATTTTTACAGCAAAGCTCACGTGCTTTTAGAGCAAATTTCTCAGCAGCTAAACCACCCTATACTAACAAATATCAACAACGAAAAGCTGAGCGAGGATGATCTCATAAATTTCCAAACTCTAGAAGACGCAATAAGAGAAAAAGCCGAGATAATATGCACTTATAACGACTTTGAATTTCGCATAAAGCCGCTAAAACTAGCACTTTTTGAGGGATTTTGGTATTTGCTTTTACTTGATAGTAACAAAGACGATATTTTTAAGAAATTTCATCTAAAAAGCATAAAAGATATAAGGCAAAGCGGGGATAAATTTGATCTAAGTAGCGAACTAGATGAGCGTGTAAAGGCGATGAACTCGGCATGGGCAAACCTTGATAAGCCAAAAATAGCAAGGCTACTACTAGCCCCTGAAGTGGCAAAATACTTCGAGCGAAAGCCTCACGCGAAACAGCGCATAACTGGTCAAGATAACGACGGCTCAGTCGAGATCGAGATAGAATTTACCCACATCATGGAGATAAAACCGCTCATCTACTACTACCTGCCATTTATCAAAGTCCTTGCGCCAAAAGAGCTAGCTGATCAAATAAGAGACGAAGTAAGAAGTTATTTTAAGGAAATAGATATTTAA
- a CDS encoding metallophosphoesterase codes for MNNLKLFHSSDLHFNTSYFDYILALQDKFDIFCFSGDFLYKESAQEKEQATLWLKSFKKPVFVCSGNHDTPPSWLNSISGIYSDGTIKTINDVKFGCVPYLCDDLLDFAECDILLTHVPPAKTNTSISKNDKDHGDIELARLIKNNLLKTKIILCGHIHEPKSHIDILNGVKIYNSASSGTKEPFYQVIEL; via the coding sequence ATGAATAATCTAAAACTTTTCCACTCTAGCGATCTGCACTTTAATACTAGCTATTTTGACTATATTTTGGCCCTTCAAGACAAATTTGACATTTTTTGTTTTAGTGGCGATTTTCTATACAAAGAGAGCGCACAGGAAAAAGAGCAAGCTACTTTGTGGCTAAAAAGCTTTAAAAAGCCTGTATTTGTTTGCTCTGGCAACCACGATACGCCGCCTTCTTGGCTAAATTCTATAAGCGGCATATACTCTGATGGTACTATAAAAACTATAAATGACGTTAAATTTGGCTGCGTGCCTTACTTGTGTGATGATCTGCTTGACTTTGCGGAGTGTGATATCTTACTGACCCACGTTCCACCAGCAAAGACAAATACGAGCATCAGTAAAAATGACAAGGATCACGGAGATATAGAGCTTGCAAGGCTTATAAAAAATAATCTTTTAAAGACAAAGATCATCCTTTGTGGGCATATCCACGAGCCAAAATCACACATAGATATTTTAAACGGAGTTAAAATTTACAACTCAGCAAGTAGCGGCACAAAAGAGCCATTTTATCAAGTGATAGAGCTATAA
- a CDS encoding SIR2 family NAD-dependent protein deacylase, giving the protein MQENIDRIKKIIAEADAIIITAGAGMGVDSGLPDFRGEHGFWKAYPLLKDKNLGFEDMANPQCFFSDPKLAWAFYGHRLKLYKKTEPHDGFRLLLDLVKSKNDNYFVCTSNVDGHFQKAGFDKDKIYEVHGSIHYAQCIHNNDGNIWNMDENSVEVDEEKFIATKMPVCPECGCVSRPNIMMFYDHEFNIKRTDSQRKRYDAWLSENKNSKIAIIELGAGLTVPTIRKHGEALVKRFKNATLIRINPVDNYVSQYIGISLKCGALDGLRQILC; this is encoded by the coding sequence ATGCAAGAGAATATAGATAGGATCAAAAAGATCATCGCGGAGGCCGATGCGATCATCATAACAGCAGGTGCTGGCATGGGTGTAGATAGTGGATTACCTGATTTTAGAGGAGAACATGGTTTTTGGAAAGCATATCCGCTGCTAAAAGATAAAAATCTAGGCTTTGAAGATATGGCCAATCCGCAGTGTTTTTTTAGTGATCCAAAACTAGCATGGGCATTTTACGGACATAGACTAAAGCTATACAAAAAGACAGAGCCACATGATGGTTTTAGGCTACTTTTAGATCTTGTAAAAAGCAAAAACGACAACTATTTTGTCTGTACTTCAAATGTCGATGGTCACTTTCAAAAAGCCGGCTTTGACAAAGATAAAATTTACGAAGTACATGGCTCCATACATTACGCTCAGTGTATCCATAACAATGATGGAAATATTTGGAATATGGATGAAAATAGTGTAGAAGTAGATGAAGAGAAATTTATCGCTACAAAGATGCCAGTTTGCCCTGAGTGTGGCTGTGTAAGCCGTCCAAATATAATGATGTTTTACGATCATGAGTTTAATATAAAAAGAACTGACTCACAGCGTAAAAGATATGATGCATGGCTAAGTGAAAATAAAAACTCAAAGATAGCCATCATAGAGTTAGGAGCGGGTCTAACAGTGCCTACTATCAGAAAGCATGGCGAAGCATTAGTAAAACGCTTTAAAAATGCAACTCTAATACGTATAAACCCAGTAGATAACTATGTATCGCAATATATCGGTATAAGTTTAAAATGTGGCGCATTAGATGGCCTTAGGCAGATATTGTGCTAA
- a CDS encoding TIGR00730 family Rossman fold protein, with product MNNELVSDLLNFPNVLKYKNKNVTFFGSARFDEENFYCKKAYELAYKLNELGYAILTGGGDGIMRAANKGAFDSAKSPSIALNVRLPFEQNTNPYVTAKYLFSNLSPRKFALTDRSVAFVVFPGGFGTLDELFEILVLAQVGSKKVKIFLFGSEFWQGLDEFIKNTLVSQKTIKKEDINLYKITDDLELIANEILAI from the coding sequence ATGAATAATGAATTAGTTAGTGATCTTTTAAATTTTCCAAACGTCTTAAAATATAAAAATAAAAATGTTACCTTCTTTGGCTCGGCTAGATTTGATGAAGAAAATTTCTACTGCAAAAAGGCTTATGAACTAGCTTATAAGCTAAACGAGCTGGGATATGCCATCTTAACTGGTGGCGGGGACGGCATAATGAGAGCTGCAAACAAGGGCGCGTTTGATAGTGCAAAATCGCCAAGCATAGCCCTAAATGTGAGGCTTCCGTTTGAACAAAATACAAATCCTTACGTTACGGCAAAATATCTTTTTTCAAATTTAAGCCCAAGAAAATTTGCACTTACCGATCGCTCAGTCGCATTTGTCGTCTTTCCTGGTGGCTTTGGCACTCTTGATGAACTTTTTGAAATTTTAGTACTTGCTCAAGTTGGTAGTAAAAAAGTAAAAATTTTTCTTTTTGGGAGTGAATTTTGGCAAGGGCTTGATGAGTTTATAAAAAATACGCTAGTTAGCCAAAAAACAATAAAAAAAGAAGATATAAATTTATACAAAATCACCGATGATTTAGAGCTTATTGCAAACGAAATTTTGGCTATTTAA
- a CDS encoding PD-(D/E)XK nuclease family protein has translation MDIEKFESMLKQIKILNDKLEVKKMRGNNDYNLFLALLDINDEVRLHSRFIYSLLDTSSPHYQKELFLELFIKACGLENFGLNLQTAKVYKEYENIDIYITDGTKHIILENKINAGDQEAQIKRYIETIQKENNGEADIYVLFLSKKGRAPSDYSLDGLKIKDSKIIDENSNEVAKFKAVSYNKEIMKWLGSCLDEAGNLANLAAVISQYKNVIEKIYGTYKGVEMDTEEISKIILENYDIVDEIRNKYFDIANAKRLNEFMSNVKTELEKRLSQEWCVEIEEADTRRYFEPISFYKYSWGNDHILTFTLEFDNRNFLNPYIGLAYDMDKINKAYVDSIQVKISSEWNIGARFARWKWLKKDQFLREIVVNKYSESELVNELIKMKDELEPLADEVIKLAIV, from the coding sequence ATGGATATAGAAAAATTTGAATCTATGTTAAAGCAAATCAAGATATTAAACGACAAACTTGAAGTCAAAAAGATGCGCGGAAATAATGACTACAACTTATTTTTGGCACTTTTAGATATAAATGATGAGGTTAGGTTACATTCTCGATTTATATATTCGCTTTTAGATACAAGTTCTCCACACTACCAAAAAGAGCTATTTTTAGAGCTTTTTATAAAAGCGTGCGGACTAGAGAATTTTGGGCTAAATCTGCAAACCGCAAAAGTCTATAAAGAGTACGAAAATATAGATATATATATAACCGACGGCACGAAGCATATTATCTTAGAAAATAAAATAAATGCTGGTGATCAAGAGGCTCAGATAAAAAGATATATAGAAACCATCCAAAAAGAAAATAACGGCGAGGCTGATATATACGTGCTATTTTTGTCTAAGAAAGGGCGCGCGCCTAGCGACTATAGTCTGGATGGATTAAAAATCAAAGACAGTAAAATTATAGATGAAAATAGCAACGAAGTGGCTAAATTTAAGGCTGTATCTTATAACAAAGAGATAATGAAATGGCTTGGCTCGTGTCTTGATGAGGCCGGGAATTTGGCAAATTTAGCCGCCGTGATATCGCAATACAAAAACGTCATTGAAAAAATTTATGGAACCTATAAAGGAGTAGAGATGGATACTGAGGAAATAAGTAAGATAATACTAGAGAACTATGATATAGTCGATGAAATAAGAAATAAATACTTTGATATAGCCAATGCAAAGAGACTTAATGAATTTATGTCAAACGTAAAGACTGAGCTTGAAAAAAGATTATCACAAGAATGGTGCGTAGAAATAGAAGAGGCTGATACTAGAAGGTATTTTGAACCTATAAGTTTTTATAAATATAGTTGGGGCAATGACCATATACTAACTTTTACTCTAGAATTTGACAATAGAAACTTTCTAAATCCATATATTGGCCTTGCTTATGATATGGATAAAATAAATAAGGCATACGTTGATAGTATACAAGTTAAAATCTCTAGCGAATGGAATATAGGTGCGAGATTTGCCAGATGGAAATGGCTAAAAAAAGATCAATTTTTAAGAGAAATAGTCGTAAACAAATATAGCGAGTCGGAGCTGGTTAATGAACTAATAAAAATGAAAGACGAGCTAGAGCCATTGGCTGATGAAGTCATTAAGTTAGCTATAGTATAG
- a CDS encoding relaxase/mobilization nuclease domain-containing protein — protein MLVKFFKTKNGGSVAGINYLLNHRVKDGTAFVLKGSEVITRQIVSNVTKKQKLCIGCLSFEEADIDLDVKQKVIDEFETLLFGEYKERFNILWVKHIDKGRLELNFAIPKIDLESGMAFNPYYDKKDRALIDTWQNLANFKFGFSDPKDPAKAHMLQGSRKEVGVIKDYIELEKILTDKFINQEFTCRDDILNALKSSDIDITRVGKDYISVKLPGTKKAKRFKGDIFSEEFRNIKSMEQLRNKTETRATEFRNRADEQTNVDASGRSFIFARQFETKESREFRIVKFKQSLSKRDQELARLKRELDKQIQEQDKWLEVQANRVPKRCKVFRSHVLDTDWCANNTSIDIHMDPISTKDLALANKLANDGIDKTKYKWQAINHKHTIFNERIFDNDFTRANIVGTIRRKGEKGARYHNVIRATIVGIQDIKRGIDQYRDRINKQYKFLMSRVGKFTTATNELTKRIKESDIFARAISRTTREFEEVARKYVLSRIQKDIRMDANRIKQRDICDIGIDF, from the coding sequence ATGTTAGTAAAATTCTTTAAAACTAAAAACGGTGGTAGTGTTGCTGGTATCAACTATCTTTTGAATCATAGAGTAAAAGATGGGACGGCATTCGTTTTGAAAGGTAGCGAAGTGATTACTAGGCAGATAGTATCTAATGTTACTAAAAAACAAAAACTCTGTATTGGTTGCTTAAGTTTTGAAGAAGCCGACATTGATTTGGATGTCAAGCAAAAGGTTATAGATGAATTTGAAACGTTGCTTTTTGGAGAATACAAAGAGAGATTTAATATCCTTTGGGTTAAACATATTGATAAAGGTCGGCTTGAGTTAAATTTTGCCATACCAAAAATTGATTTAGAAAGCGGAATGGCTTTTAATCCATATTATGACAAAAAAGATAGAGCTTTAATAGACACTTGGCAAAACCTTGCAAATTTCAAATTCGGCTTTAGCGATCCAAAAGATCCAGCAAAAGCTCATATGCTTCAAGGATCAAGAAAAGAGGTTGGTGTTATCAAAGACTACATCGAGCTAGAAAAAATACTGACCGATAAATTTATAAATCAAGAATTTACTTGCAGAGACGACATTTTGAATGCTTTAAAAAGTAGCGACATAGATATAACTAGAGTCGGTAAAGACTACATATCGGTTAAATTACCTGGTACTAAAAAAGCTAAAAGATTCAAGGGGGACATATTTAGTGAAGAATTTAGAAATATTAAAAGCATGGAGCAACTCCGAAATAAAACTGAAACAAGAGCAACAGAATTTAGAAATAGAGCAGATGAACAAACGAATGTCGACGCTTCAGGACGAAGTTTTATATTTGCAAGGCAGTTTGAAACAAAAGAATCAAGAGAATTTAGAATTGTTAAATTTAAACAAAGCTTGTCAAAACGAGATCAAGAGCTTGCAAGACTCAAAAGAGAGCTCGACAAACAAATACAAGAGCAAGATAAGTGGCTTGAAGTCCAAGCTAACAGAGTGCCGAAGCGATGCAAAGTTTTTCGAAGCCATGTCTTGGATACTGATTGGTGTGCTAATAATACTAGTATTGATATACATATGGATCCCATATCTACAAAAGATCTGGCTTTAGCAAATAAATTAGCCAATGATGGTATAGATAAAACAAAATACAAATGGCAAGCAATAAATCATAAACACACTATTTTTAACGAAAGGATTTTTGATAATGACTTTACTAGAGCAAACATTGTTGGCACAATTAGAAGAAAAGGAGAAAAGGGAGCAAGATATCATAATGTTATTAGGGCAACTATTGTCGGAATTCAAGACATTAAAAGAGGAATTGATCAGTATAGAGACAGAATCAACAAACAATATAAATTCCTTATGTCAAGAGTTGGAAAATTTACAACTGCAACTAACGAACTTACAAAAAGAATCAAAGAATCAGACATTTTTGCAAGAGCAATATCAAGAACAACTAGAGAATTTGAAGAAGTTGCTAGAAAGTATGTGCTAAGTCGGATACAAAAAGATATTCGAATGGATGCGAATAGGATAAAACAGAGAGATATTTGTGATATAGGGATTGACTTTTGA